A genomic window from Flintibacter sp. KGMB00164 includes:
- the pyrE gene encoding orotate phosphoribosyltransferase translates to MTYREEFITFMVRSGVLTFGDFTTKSGRKTPYFVNTGNYKTGAQAAKLGDYYAACIQEHMPEGITCLFGPAYKGIPLAVSAAASLYRNYDRDLPYCFNRKEAKDHGEGGSMVGYKPQDGDNVAIIEDVVTAGTAVRESIELFKHVANVNMKALFVSVDRMERGTRDCSTLDELREDYGIQVFPIVTVREVIDFLHNNPVDGKVYIDDEMKAKMEAYLEQYGAKG, encoded by the coding sequence ATGACTTATCGGGAAGAATTTATTACCTTTATGGTGCGCTCCGGCGTGCTGACCTTCGGAGACTTTACCACCAAGTCCGGCCGCAAGACCCCCTACTTTGTCAACACCGGCAACTACAAGACCGGCGCCCAGGCCGCCAAGCTGGGCGACTACTATGCCGCCTGCATCCAGGAGCACATGCCCGAGGGCATCACCTGCCTGTTTGGCCCCGCCTACAAGGGCATCCCTCTGGCGGTGTCCGCCGCCGCCTCCCTGTACCGCAACTATGACCGGGACCTGCCCTACTGCTTCAACCGCAAGGAGGCCAAGGATCACGGCGAGGGCGGCTCCATGGTGGGCTATAAGCCCCAGGACGGGGACAACGTAGCCATCATCGAGGACGTGGTCACCGCCGGCACCGCTGTGCGGGAGTCCATCGAGCTCTTTAAGCATGTGGCCAACGTGAATATGAAGGCCCTGTTTGTCTCGGTGGACCGCATGGAGCGGGGCACCCGGGACTGTTCCACCCTGGACGAGCTGCGTGAGGACTACGGCATCCAGGTCTTCCCCATCGTCACCGTGCGTGAGGTCATCGACTTCCTCCACAATAACCCCGTGGACGGCAAGGTCTACATCGACGACGAGATGAAGGCCAAGATGGAAGCTTATCTGGAGCAGTACGGCGCAAAGGGCTAA
- the uvrB gene encoding excinuclease ABC subunit UvrB: MPKFEVVSEYTPSGDQPQAIEALSQGIEMGLDEQTLLGVTGSGKTFTMAKIIEQVQRPTLVLAHNKTLAAQLCAEFKEFFPNNAVEYFVSYYDYYQPEAYIPHTDTFIEKDSAINEEIDRLRLSATASLLERRDVIVVSSVSCIYGLGEPEDFAKMMVSLRVGDILERDEFLKRLVSIRYERNDIAFERNMFRVRGDTVEVWPAYWKDTAIRVEFFGDEIDRISEINVVTGSPIRKLSHIPIWPATHYVTPKEKMDAAVQEIYKELEERVAYFEKEGKLIEAQRIKQRTMYDVEMMQELGYCSGIENYSRVIEGRPVGSPPHTLLDYFPKDFVLFIDESHVTLPQVRAMYNGDRARKNTLVDYGFRLPCAYDNRPLKFEEFEKRLNQVIYVSATPGEYERTRSGQIVEQVIRPTGLLDPKIEVRPVEGQIDDLIGEINARTARKERVLVTTLTKKMAEDLTDYLQNNGIKVRYMHHDVDTMERMEIIRDLRLGTFDVLVGINLLREGLDLPEVSLVAILDADKEGFLRSETSLIQTIGRAARNAEGMVVMYADTITPSMRRAMDETERRRQKQDAYNKEHGIVPKTVIKSVRDLLEISAPADEPSQTRQGRVKAMSKQEKAAEIARLEKAMKEAAKMLEFELAATLRDQIIELRGQ, translated from the coding sequence ATGCCGAAATTTGAAGTGGTTTCTGAGTACACCCCGTCGGGTGACCAGCCTCAGGCCATTGAGGCCCTGTCCCAGGGCATCGAGATGGGCCTGGATGAGCAGACCCTGCTGGGCGTTACCGGTTCGGGCAAGACCTTCACCATGGCCAAGATCATTGAGCAGGTCCAGCGGCCTACCCTGGTGCTGGCCCACAACAAGACCCTGGCCGCCCAGCTGTGCGCCGAGTTTAAGGAGTTTTTCCCCAACAACGCGGTGGAATATTTCGTCTCCTACTACGACTACTACCAGCCCGAAGCCTATATCCCCCACACCGATACCTTTATCGAGAAGGACTCTGCCATCAACGAGGAAATTGACCGCCTGCGGCTCTCTGCCACCGCCTCCCTGCTGGAGCGGCGGGACGTGATCGTGGTCTCCTCCGTGTCCTGCATCTACGGCCTGGGTGAGCCGGAGGACTTTGCCAAGATGATGGTCTCTCTCCGGGTGGGAGATATCCTGGAGCGGGACGAGTTTTTAAAGCGGTTAGTCTCCATCCGCTACGAGCGCAACGACATCGCCTTTGAGCGCAACATGTTCCGGGTGCGGGGGGACACGGTGGAGGTGTGGCCTGCCTATTGGAAGGACACCGCCATCCGGGTGGAGTTTTTTGGGGATGAAATTGACCGCATCTCGGAAATCAATGTGGTCACCGGCTCCCCCATCCGCAAGCTCAGCCACATCCCCATCTGGCCCGCCACCCACTACGTCACCCCCAAGGAGAAGATGGATGCCGCTGTCCAGGAGATCTACAAAGAGCTGGAGGAGCGGGTGGCCTACTTTGAGAAGGAGGGCAAGCTCATCGAGGCTCAGCGCATCAAGCAGCGTACCATGTACGACGTGGAAATGATGCAGGAGCTGGGCTACTGCTCCGGCATTGAGAACTACTCCCGGGTTATCGAGGGCCGCCCGGTGGGCTCCCCGCCCCACACCCTGCTGGACTACTTCCCCAAGGATTTCGTGCTGTTTATCGACGAGAGCCACGTCACCCTGCCCCAGGTGCGGGCCATGTACAACGGCGACCGGGCGCGGAAAAACACCCTGGTGGACTACGGCTTCCGTCTGCCCTGCGCCTACGACAACCGGCCGCTGAAATTTGAGGAGTTTGAAAAGCGGCTCAACCAGGTGATCTACGTCTCCGCCACCCCCGGCGAGTACGAGCGCACCCGGTCGGGCCAGATCGTGGAGCAGGTCATCCGGCCTACCGGTCTGCTGGACCCCAAGATCGAGGTGCGGCCGGTGGAGGGCCAGATCGACGACCTCATCGGCGAGATCAACGCCCGCACCGCTCGCAAGGAGCGGGTGCTGGTCACCACCCTCACCAAGAAAATGGCAGAGGACCTCACCGACTATTTGCAGAACAACGGCATCAAGGTGCGCTATATGCACCACGACGTGGACACCATGGAGCGTATGGAGATCATCCGGGATCTCCGCCTGGGCACCTTCGACGTGCTGGTGGGTATCAACCTGCTCCGGGAGGGCCTGGACCTGCCCGAGGTGTCCCTGGTGGCCATTCTGGACGCAGATAAGGAGGGCTTCCTGCGCAGCGAGACCTCCCTCATCCAGACCATCGGCCGGGCCGCCCGAAACGCCGAGGGCATGGTGGTCATGTACGCCGATACCATCACTCCGTCCATGCGCCGGGCCATGGACGAGACCGAGCGCCGCCGTCAGAAGCAGGACGCCTATAACAAGGAGCACGGCATCGTGCCCAAGACGGTCATCAAGTCGGTGCGGGACCTGCTGGAGATATCTGCCCCGGCGGACGAGCCCTCCCAGACCCGCCAGGGCCGGGTGAAGGCCATGAGCAAGCAGGAGAAGGCCGCCGAGATCGCCCGCCTGGAGAAGGCAATGAAAGAAGCTGCAAAAATGCTGGAGTTTGAATTGGCTGCTACCCTGCGGGATCAGATCATTGAATTGCGTGGGCAGTGA
- a CDS encoding DMT family transporter, translated as MKETQQRGGAGLVLAGASLWGLIGLFNRALLGAGLGPESIVLVRNLGGLVVLALVLAVWKREAFRVQGKHLGWFFGTGVVSVVFFTWCYFSCQEQCSLAVAAILLYTSPAFVVVLSALLWRDKITKRKLLALGLTFFGCACVAGIWSGEASLTGQGLLLGLGAGFFYALYSIFGRFALRHYGPYTVTLYTFVFAGLAALVFLRPGELAVLTTQPKLLGAAAALVVVSTVLPYLLYTAGLARIDSGKAAILASVEPVVAALVGVLVFHEAMDMSTALGVVSILAAVVLLRE; from the coding sequence ATGAAGGAGACACAGCAGCGGGGCGGCGCCGGTCTGGTATTGGCCGGAGCCAGCCTGTGGGGGCTTATTGGTCTCTTCAACCGGGCCCTGCTGGGAGCCGGGTTAGGGCCGGAGAGCATCGTGCTGGTGCGCAACCTGGGCGGCCTTGTGGTGCTGGCCCTGGTGCTGGCAGTGTGGAAGCGGGAGGCCTTCCGGGTGCAGGGGAAGCACCTGGGGTGGTTTTTCGGCACCGGCGTGGTGAGTGTGGTGTTCTTCACCTGGTGCTATTTCAGCTGTCAGGAGCAGTGCTCCCTGGCGGTGGCCGCCATTTTGCTCTATACCTCCCCCGCCTTTGTGGTGGTGCTGTCCGCCCTGCTGTGGCGGGACAAGATCACAAAGCGCAAGCTTCTCGCCCTAGGGCTCACCTTCTTTGGCTGCGCCTGCGTGGCGGGCATCTGGAGCGGCGAGGCCAGCCTGACCGGGCAGGGCCTGCTGCTGGGGCTGGGAGCCGGATTTTTCTACGCTCTGTACTCCATCTTCGGCCGTTTTGCCCTGCGCCACTACGGTCCATATACAGTCACCCTGTACACCTTCGTCTTTGCCGGTTTGGCTGCCCTGGTGTTCCTGCGCCCAGGAGAGCTGGCCGTGCTTACCACCCAGCCCAAGCTGTTGGGAGCCGCCGCCGCTCTGGTGGTGGTGTCCACTGTGCTGCCCTACCTGCTGTATACTGCAGGCCTGGCCCGCATCGACAGCGGCAAGGCCGCCATCCTGGCCTCGGTGGAGCCGGTGGTCGCCGCCCTGGTGGGGGTACTGGTGTTTCATGAGGCTATGGACATGTCCACCGCTCTGGGAGTTGTGAGCATCCTGGCGGCAGTGGTGCTGCTGCGAGAGTAA
- the spoIIAB gene encoding anti-sigma F factor, which translates to MKVENYVTLEFSSRSANEGFARTAAACFAAQLDPTLEEINDIKTAVSEAVTNAIVHAYPDRLGKIVMKLRFRAGNELEIVVKDWGVGIADVEQARTPLFTTGSEERSGMGFTIMESFMDTLRVRSTPGKGTTVTMRRQIARRLGR; encoded by the coding sequence ATGAAGGTGGAAAATTACGTGACCCTGGAGTTCTCCAGCCGCTCGGCCAACGAGGGGTTTGCCCGCACGGCGGCGGCCTGCTTTGCCGCTCAGCTGGACCCCACTCTGGAGGAGATCAACGACATCAAGACCGCCGTCAGCGAGGCGGTGACCAATGCCATTGTCCACGCCTACCCCGACCGGTTGGGGAAAATAGTCATGAAGCTGCGCTTCCGGGCGGGCAATGAGCTAGAGATCGTGGTGAAGGACTGGGGCGTGGGCATCGCCGACGTGGAGCAGGCCCGTACCCCTCTGTTCACCACCGGCAGCGAGGAGCGCTCCGGCATGGGCTTTACCATCATGGAGAGCTTTATGGATACGCTGCGGGTGCGCTCCACCCCAGGGAAGGGGACCACCGTCACCATGCGGCGGCAAATCGCCCGCCGTCTGGGGCGATGA
- a CDS encoding sigma-70 family RNA polymerase sigma factor, whose amino-acid sequence MSGTATAPELLQAAREGDNRACEQVLEENNGLIWSVVRRYYGRGVEPDDLYQLGCLGFLKAVRGFDPAFGTQFSTYAVPKIAGEIRRFLRDDGAVKVSRGLKEQGTLIRSARSRLWSELGREPVLSELAEATGLTPEEIAAAETAADPVVSLQAETGEGGLTLEGVLSAGGMEEGLVERIALRGALEQLPEREREVLLLRYYKGLTQTNTARVLGVSQVQISRLERRAVDRLRQVLLPP is encoded by the coding sequence ATGAGCGGCACGGCCACCGCACCGGAACTGCTGCAGGCCGCCCGGGAGGGGGACAACCGGGCCTGTGAACAGGTGTTGGAGGAAAATAACGGCCTCATCTGGTCGGTGGTGCGGCGCTACTACGGCCGGGGGGTAGAGCCGGACGACCTGTACCAGCTGGGCTGCCTGGGGTTTTTGAAGGCGGTGCGGGGCTTTGACCCTGCCTTCGGCACCCAGTTTTCCACCTACGCGGTGCCCAAAATCGCCGGGGAAATTCGACGCTTTTTGCGGGACGACGGGGCGGTGAAGGTGAGCCGAGGGCTCAAGGAGCAGGGAACCCTTATCCGCAGCGCCCGCAGCCGCCTGTGGAGTGAGCTGGGGAGGGAGCCGGTTTTGTCTGAATTAGCGGAGGCCACCGGCCTGACCCCGGAGGAAATCGCCGCCGCCGAGACCGCCGCCGACCCGGTGGTCTCCCTCCAGGCCGAAACGGGAGAGGGAGGACTGACCCTGGAGGGGGTGCTCAGCGCCGGCGGTATGGAGGAGGGGCTGGTGGAGCGCATTGCCCTGCGGGGAGCGCTGGAGCAGCTGCCGGAGCGGGAGCGGGAGGTGCTGCTGCTGCGCTACTACAAGGGCCTCACCCAGACCAACACTGCCCGGGTGCTTGGGGTGTCCCAGGTGCAGATCTCCCGGCTGGAGCGCCGGGCCGTGGACAGGCTACGCCAGGTACTGCTGCCGCCTTAG
- the uvrA gene encoding excinuclease ABC subunit UvrA, whose protein sequence is MQNFIEIKGARENNLKNIDLTIPRDKLVVLTGLSGSGKSSLAFDTIYAEGQRRYVESLSSYARMFLGQMEKPDVDYIDGLSPAISIDQKTTSKNPRSTVGTVTEIYDYLRLLWARVGTPHCPICGKEIKQQTIDQIIDQVLALPEATRIQVMAPVIRGKKGEHAKIFEDARRSGYVRCRVDGIAYDLGEEIKLEKNKKHNIEIVVDRLVIREDIARRLTDSVEVASNLAGGLVVINVVGEDRDILFSQNYACEDCGVSIEELTPRMFSFNNPFGACPTCTGLGSQLKVDPDLVIPNKNLSILEGAITASGWNNIKSDGISRMYFDALAKKYRFKLDTPVKDLPKEVLDVILYGTKGEELTLHYDQPRGKGTLHQAFEGICNNLERRYKETQSDAVRKELEDCMSQSPCPTCHGRRLRRESLAVTVGGIDIDTFCHKSVTEALDFMEHLELTETQQMIAAQILKEIKNRLGFLRSVGLQYLTLSRSAASLSGGESQRIRLATQIGSSLMGVLYILDEPSIGLHQRDNDKLLKTLQDLRDLGNTLLVVEHDEDTMRAADYIVDVGPGAGVHGGEIVAAGTPEEVMNTPGSITGDYLAGRRKIPVPEHRREGNGKHLKIFGARENNLRGVDVDIPLGTFTCVTGVSGSGKSSLVNEILYKKLGADLNRVKVRPGKHDRIEGEEYLDKVIDIDQSPIGRTPRSNPATYTGLFNDIRELFASTQDAKTRGYGPGRFSFNTRGGRCEACQGDGLLKIEMHFLPDIYVPCEVCKGRRYNRETLEVRYKGKNIYEVLEMTVDEALPFFENLPKIYNRLKTLEEVGLGYVKLGQASTTLSGGEAQRVKLATELSKRSTGKTIYILDEPTTGLHSYDVQRLIDVLQKLVDAGNTIVVIEHNLDVIKTADHIIDLGPEGGDGGGTIVCTGTPEEVAACPGSYTGQYLARMLKPQD, encoded by the coding sequence ATGCAGAATTTTATTGAGATCAAAGGGGCCCGGGAGAACAACCTGAAAAATATCGATCTGACCATCCCCCGGGACAAGCTGGTGGTGCTCACCGGCCTGTCCGGCTCGGGCAAGTCGTCCCTGGCCTTCGACACCATCTACGCCGAGGGTCAGCGCCGGTATGTGGAATCCCTGAGCTCCTATGCCCGGATGTTTTTAGGGCAGATGGAGAAGCCCGACGTGGACTACATCGACGGCCTCAGCCCTGCCATCTCCATCGACCAGAAGACCACATCCAAAAACCCCCGCTCCACCGTGGGTACCGTGACCGAGATCTACGACTACCTGCGTCTGCTGTGGGCTCGGGTGGGCACGCCCCACTGTCCCATCTGCGGCAAGGAGATCAAGCAGCAGACCATCGACCAGATCATTGACCAGGTTCTGGCGCTGCCTGAGGCCACCCGTATCCAGGTGATGGCTCCGGTGATCCGGGGCAAAAAGGGCGAGCACGCCAAGATCTTCGAGGATGCCCGCCGCTCCGGCTATGTGCGCTGCCGGGTGGACGGCATTGCCTACGACCTGGGCGAGGAGATCAAGCTGGAGAAGAACAAAAAGCACAACATTGAGATCGTGGTGGACCGTCTGGTTATCCGGGAGGACATTGCCCGCCGCCTTACTGACAGCGTGGAGGTGGCATCCAACTTGGCGGGAGGCTTGGTGGTCATCAACGTGGTGGGGGAGGACCGGGATATCCTCTTCTCCCAGAACTACGCCTGTGAGGACTGCGGCGTGTCCATTGAGGAGCTTACTCCCCGGATGTTCTCCTTCAACAATCCCTTCGGCGCCTGCCCTACCTGTACCGGCCTGGGCAGCCAGTTGAAGGTGGACCCCGATCTGGTGATTCCCAACAAGAACCTGTCCATCCTGGAGGGGGCTATCACCGCCTCCGGATGGAATAACATCAAGTCCGACGGCATCTCCCGCATGTACTTTGACGCTCTGGCCAAAAAGTACCGCTTCAAGCTGGACACCCCGGTGAAGGACCTGCCCAAAGAGGTGCTGGATGTGATCCTCTACGGCACCAAGGGGGAGGAACTCACCCTCCACTACGACCAGCCCCGGGGCAAGGGTACCCTCCACCAGGCCTTTGAGGGCATCTGCAACAACCTGGAGCGGCGGTACAAGGAGACCCAGTCCGACGCGGTGCGCAAGGAGCTGGAGGACTGCATGAGCCAGAGCCCCTGCCCCACCTGCCATGGCCGCCGTCTGCGTCGGGAGTCTCTGGCGGTGACCGTGGGTGGCATCGACATTGACACCTTCTGCCACAAGTCGGTCACCGAGGCTCTGGACTTTATGGAGCATCTGGAGCTTACTGAGACCCAGCAGATGATCGCCGCTCAGATCTTGAAGGAGATAAAAAACCGTCTGGGCTTTTTGCGCTCCGTGGGCCTTCAGTATCTCACCCTGTCCCGCTCTGCCGCCTCTCTCTCCGGCGGCGAGAGCCAGCGCATCCGCCTGGCTACCCAAATTGGCTCCTCCCTCATGGGAGTTCTCTATATTCTGGACGAGCCATCCATCGGCCTTCATCAGCGGGATAACGACAAGCTGTTGAAAACCCTACAGGACCTGCGGGACCTGGGCAACACCCTGCTGGTGGTGGAGCACGACGAGGACACCATGCGCGCCGCCGACTACATTGTAGACGTAGGTCCCGGCGCGGGCGTCCACGGCGGCGAGATCGTGGCGGCGGGTACCCCGGAGGAGGTCATGAACACCCCCGGGTCCATCACGGGAGACTACCTGGCAGGCCGCCGGAAGATCCCGGTTCCTGAGCACCGCCGGGAGGGCAATGGAAAGCACCTGAAAATCTTCGGCGCCCGGGAAAATAACCTGCGGGGCGTGGACGTGGATATTCCTCTGGGTACCTTTACCTGCGTCACCGGCGTGTCTGGCAGCGGCAAGTCCTCCCTGGTCAACGAGATCCTCTACAAAAAGCTGGGGGCCGACCTGAACCGGGTGAAGGTGCGCCCCGGCAAGCACGACCGTATCGAGGGGGAGGAGTATCTGGACAAGGTCATCGACATTGACCAGTCCCCCATCGGCCGCACGCCCCGCAGTAACCCCGCCACCTACACGGGACTCTTCAACGACATCCGGGAGCTGTTCGCCTCCACTCAGGACGCCAAAACCCGGGGCTATGGCCCGGGGCGGTTCTCCTTCAACACCCGGGGCGGCCGGTGTGAGGCCTGCCAGGGCGACGGCCTGCTGAAAATCGAGATGCACTTCCTTCCCGATATCTACGTGCCCTGCGAGGTGTGTAAGGGGCGGCGGTACAACCGGGAGACCCTGGAGGTGCGCTACAAGGGCAAGAACATCTACGAAGTGCTGGAGATGACGGTGGACGAGGCCCTGCCCTTCTTTGAGAATCTGCCGAAGATCTATAACCGCCTGAAAACCCTGGAGGAGGTGGGCCTGGGATATGTGAAGCTGGGCCAGGCATCCACCACCCTGTCCGGCGGCGAGGCCCAGCGGGTGAAGCTGGCTACGGAGCTCAGCAAGCGCTCCACCGGCAAGACCATCTATATCCTGGACGAACCCACCACGGGTCTGCACAGCTACGATGTGCAGCGTCTCATCGATGTGCTGCAAAAGCTGGTGGATGCGGGGAATACCATCGTGGTCATCGAGCACAACCTGGACGTCATCAAGACCGCCGACCATATCATTGACCTGGGTCCCGAAGGAGGCGACGGCGGCGGTACCATTGTGTGTACCGGCACGCCGGAGGAAGTTGCCGCCTGTCCCGGGAGCTACACCGGCCAGTATTTGGCGCGGATGCTGAAACCACAGGATTAA
- a CDS encoding JAB domain-containing protein, translating into MASHTGHRQRMKAEFLARGIEGWPDHRVLELLLFYSIPQGDVNGLAHDLIEQFGSLSGVLDASVEELRKVKGVGEHTAVLLRMLPALLGRYQASRTRLSDIINSADDAYPWLEPYFFGARNEMVYVLCLDGKRQVLGVRKVAEGSIEMAEMNARRIAEEAMGLRAARVYVAHNHVSNLAIPSQADWLTTDTLRAILAPIGITLEDHLVFVDGDMVSLNESRKLRGLKFV; encoded by the coding sequence ATGGCCAGTCATACCGGTCACCGCCAGCGGATGAAAGCGGAATTTCTGGCCCGGGGCATCGAGGGCTGGCCCGACCACCGGGTGCTGGAGCTGCTGCTCTTCTACTCCATCCCCCAGGGGGATGTAAACGGTCTGGCCCATGACCTCATTGAGCAGTTCGGCTCTCTGTCCGGAGTGCTGGATGCGTCGGTGGAGGAGCTGCGCAAGGTAAAGGGCGTGGGGGAGCACACGGCCGTGCTGCTGCGGATGCTGCCCGCCCTGTTGGGCCGCTATCAGGCCAGCCGCACCCGGCTCAGCGACATCATCAACAGCGCCGACGACGCTTACCCCTGGCTGGAGCCCTACTTTTTCGGGGCCCGGAACGAGATGGTGTACGTTCTGTGCCTGGACGGCAAGCGCCAGGTGCTGGGCGTGCGGAAGGTGGCCGAGGGCAGCATCGAAATGGCTGAGATGAACGCCCGGCGCATTGCCGAGGAGGCCATGGGCCTGCGGGCCGCCCGAGTCTATGTGGCCCACAACCACGTGAGCAACCTGGCCATCCCATCCCAGGCCGACTGGCTGACCACCGATACCCTGCGGGCCATTTTGGCTCCCATTGGCATCACGCTGGAAGATCACCTGGTCTTTGTGGACGGGGACATGGTATCTTTAAATGAGAGCCGAAAGCTGCGGGGACTGAAATTTGTGTAA
- a CDS encoding response regulator transcription factor, with translation MNEKRVILVIEDEKTISNFICRALTANDYKAIPAFSGKEGLSLFFSHGPDLILLDLGLPDMDGMDILKEVSGLPQETPVIIISARDRESEKVKALDMGADDYIVKPFGVSELLARIRTTLRRSDRLKLSQGSQKDVYHIKDLTVDIAKHQVLLDGEEIHFTQNEFKILELLCIHAGKVLTYDFILEHVWGPYGGTSNQILRVNMANIRRKLKENPSDPKYVLTELGIGYRMLED, from the coding sequence ATGAATGAAAAACGTGTGATCCTCGTCATCGAGGATGAAAAGACCATCAGCAACTTTATCTGCCGCGCCCTCACCGCCAACGACTACAAGGCCATCCCCGCCTTCAGCGGCAAGGAGGGTCTGTCCCTGTTCTTCTCCCACGGCCCCGATCTCATCCTGCTGGATCTGGGTCTGCCCGACATGGACGGCATGGATATTCTGAAGGAGGTCAGCGGCCTGCCTCAGGAGACCCCCGTCATCATCATCTCTGCCCGTGACCGGGAGTCGGAGAAGGTGAAGGCCCTGGACATGGGGGCGGACGACTACATCGTAAAGCCCTTCGGCGTCTCCGAACTGCTGGCCCGCATCCGCACTACTCTGCGCCGCAGTGACCGGCTCAAGCTGTCCCAGGGCTCCCAGAAGGATGTGTACCACATCAAGGACCTGACGGTGGACATTGCCAAACACCAGGTGCTGCTGGACGGAGAGGAGATTCACTTCACTCAGAACGAGTTCAAGATCCTGGAGCTTCTGTGCATCCACGCGGGCAAGGTTCTCACCTATGATTTCATTCTGGAGCACGTCTGGGGCCCCTACGGCGGCACCAGCAATCAGATCCTCCGGGTGAACATGGCCAACATCCGCCGCAAGCTCAAGGAGAATCCCTCCGACCCCAAATATGTCCTCACTGAGCTGGGCATCGGCTACCGGATGCTGGAAGATTGA
- a CDS encoding ATP-binding protein, with protein sequence MPKTLTRMYAALSKAIGFLPSVPRNLLVTLLFLCIAYVVSSILLGHTGAENNSALVFVLAVVCISSLTDGYAYGIAASLVGGFCINYYFMFPYRVFSLSYAGYPVAMVSMVAISSVVCALTSRVKLQAIEAIKREQNTKTLYELNARLNEEKNAIQLEADREAIRGNILRAVSHDLRTPLTAISGAATVLLSADEVKNSEKNLSLVQDIKSDADSLIAMVENLLSITKIRDGVMPLNKQEEMLEEVAGDALLTIRRRFPAYHISLELSEDILYLPMEPMLIKQVMVNLLENAIRHSGDHDHIRLHLFRQDDWAVVEVRDRGKGISPEVRQAVQSGRPLSARLSDDSSRGMGIGLSVCQSIIKAHNGFFAAGNDPEGGAVFRFGLPLEETNDE encoded by the coding sequence ATGCCGAAAACATTGACCCGTATGTACGCTGCCCTATCCAAAGCCATAGGCTTTCTTCCGTCAGTGCCCCGGAATCTGCTGGTCACTCTTCTGTTTTTGTGCATCGCCTATGTGGTCAGCAGCATCCTGCTGGGCCATACCGGTGCGGAAAATAACTCCGCTCTGGTTTTCGTGCTGGCGGTGGTCTGCATCTCCTCCCTGACCGACGGCTACGCATATGGCATTGCCGCCTCTCTGGTGGGCGGATTTTGCATCAACTACTACTTCATGTTCCCCTACCGGGTCTTCTCCCTGAGCTACGCGGGCTACCCGGTGGCCATGGTGAGCATGGTGGCCATCTCCTCGGTGGTGTGCGCCCTCACCTCCCGAGTAAAGCTCCAGGCCATTGAGGCCATCAAGCGGGAACAGAACACCAAAACGCTCTACGAGCTCAATGCCCGCCTCAACGAGGAGAAAAACGCCATCCAGCTGGAGGCCGACCGGGAGGCCATCCGGGGCAACATCCTGCGTGCGGTGTCCCACGACCTGCGCACCCCCCTCACCGCTATTTCCGGCGCTGCCACTGTATTGCTCTCCGCCGACGAGGTCAAAAACTCGGAGAAAAATCTCTCCCTGGTCCAGGACATCAAAAGCGACGCCGACTCCCTCATTGCCATGGTGGAAAACCTGCTGTCTATTACAAAAATCCGGGACGGCGTGATGCCTCTCAACAAGCAGGAGGAGATGCTGGAGGAGGTGGCCGGCGACGCCCTGCTCACCATCCGCCGCCGCTTCCCCGCCTACCACATCTCCCTGGAGCTGTCGGAGGATATTCTCTATCTCCCCATGGAGCCCATGCTCATCAAACAGGTGATGGTCAACCTGCTGGAAAACGCCATCCGCCACTCCGGCGACCACGACCACATCCGCCTGCACCTGTTCCGCCAGGATGACTGGGCGGTGGTGGAGGTGCGGGACCGGGGAAAGGGCATCTCCCCGGAGGTGCGCCAGGCGGTGCAATCGGGCCGCCCCCTGTCCGCCCGGCTCTCCGACGACTCGTCCCGGGGAATGGGTATTGGACTTTCTGTGTGTCAAAGCATCATCAAAGCCCACAACGGCTTCTTTGCCGCCGGCAACGACCCGGAGGGCGGAGCAGTCTTCCGTTTTGGCCTGCCACTGGAGGAAACCAACGATGAATGA
- the ybaK gene encoding Cys-tRNA(Pro) deacylase yields MAKQKEEKTNVMRILEQKGIPFTPHTYPHEEGVAVDGASVARSLGQDPECVFKTLVARGASKAIYVFDIPVEDTLDLKKAAKAVGEKSIAMLHQKELLPLTGYVHGGCSPVGMKKQYPTVFHETAEIIDTIMVSAGKIGYQVQLNPADLIALVGGTTADVTVE; encoded by the coding sequence ATGGCAAAGCAGAAAGAAGAAAAGACCAACGTCATGCGCATTTTGGAGCAGAAGGGCATCCCCTTCACCCCCCACACCTATCCCCACGAGGAGGGGGTGGCGGTGGACGGGGCAAGTGTAGCCCGTTCCCTGGGCCAGGACCCGGAGTGCGTGTTCAAGACTCTGGTGGCCCGGGGCGCCTCCAAGGCTATCTATGTGTTTGACATCCCTGTGGAAGATACTCTGGACCTGAAAAAGGCGGCTAAGGCGGTGGGGGAGAAGTCCATTGCCATGCTCCACCAGAAGGAACTGCTGCCTCTCACCGGTTACGTCCACGGGGGCTGTTCCCCGGTGGGCATGAAGAAGCAGTACCCTACCGTGTTCCACGAGACGGCGGAGATCATCGATACCATCATGGTGTCCGCCGGAAAGATCGGCTACCAGGTGCAGCTCAACCCCGCTGACCTCATCGCCCTGGTGGGGGGCACCACCGCCGATGTAACGGTGGAATAA